The DNA region GAAGCTTTTCCATGAGCCTGGATCAGTTCCCGTTGGCGCGGTCGACTTCCGCCCAGATCGTCGAGCTCATGCCGTAGAGCTTGATGAAGCCCTCGGCTTCGGCGACGCCCCAGTCGGCAGCCTGCGCGTACGTCGCCTTGGACGAATGCAGCAGGTTCTTCGATTCGACCTTCACGGCGTAGATGGAACCGCCGCGGGTCTCGACGATGACCTTGCCGTCGACCTTGCGCTGCGTCGACACGAGGTAGGCCTCGAGGTCGGCCTTGATCGGATCGTTGAAGAAGCCTTCATAGGCGACTTCCGTCCACTTGCGACCGATCTCCGGCTTGAAGCGGTTCTGCTGCTTCGACAGCACGGTTTCTTCCAGTGCGCGGTGCGCGGTGAGCAGCGCGGTCAGTGCCGGCGCCTCGAACACGATGCGGCCCTTCAGGCCGATGTTGGTGTCGCCGGTGTACAGGCTGCGACCCACGCCGTACTTCGCCAGTTCGCGGTTGAGGAAGGCGAGGATCTCGGGACCAGTGGCGGCCTTACCGTTGAGCGAGGTGGCTACACCCTTCTCGAAGCCGAGTTCGATACGCAGCGGTTCGGACGGCCATTCGGCGCGCGGCGCGCACCAGCCGATCGCGCCTTCGCCAGGAATTTCCCAGGCGTCGATCTCGCCGCCGGAGATGGTCACGCCCAGCACGTTCTCGTTGATCGTGTAGTGCTTGGTCTTGGCGCGGACTTCGAAGCCCTTGTCTTCCAGGTACTTCTGCTCGTAAGCGCGGACCTGGGTGTGCTCGCGCTGGATCTCGCGGATCGGCGCGACGATGGTGTAGTCGCCGAGGGCGCGGACGGTCAGGTCGAAACGCACCTGGTCGTTGCCCATGCCCGTGCAGCCGTGGGCGAACAGCTTGGTGCCGAGCTCGTCGCAACGCTCCAGGGAGGCCTTCACGATGAGGTAGCGATCGGACACCAGCAGCGGGTACTGGCCCTGATAGAACTCGCCGGCCCAGATCAGCGGGGTGACGAAGGTGTCCCAGATCGCCTGCGAGGCGTCGACGGTGCGGTGCGAGGCGGCGCCCAGTTCGGTCGCGCGCTGCTCGATGTACTCACGCTCTTCCGCCGAGACGCCGCCAGTATCGACGAACACGGTGTGCACGGCATAGCCGCGCTCCATCAGGTACGGAACGCAGAAGCTGGTGTCGAGGCCGCCGGAAAACGCGAGAACGATATCTTTGCTGGACATGCTGGCTCCAAAATAAGGGAAAAGGGAAAGAGCGAATCAGAAACCGAGGCCGGACTTCGCGCCCGACGCGTGCGAGATGAGCGAAGCCATCACCGCCTTCTGCACGTGCAGGCGGTTTTCGGCTTCGTCGATGGCGATGCACGCCGGCGAGTCCATCACCGCGTCCGTCGCCTTGATGTTCCGGCGCAGCGGGAGGCAGTGGCTGAACAGGCCGTTGTCGGTGAGCGCCATCTTGGCCTCGTCGACGATGAAGTGCTTGTTGGCGTCACGAATGGCCTTTTCTTCGTCCCAGCGACCGAAGTAGGGAATCGCGCCCCAGCTCTTCGCGTAGATCACGTGCGCGCCGCTGTACGCCGATTCGATGTCATGTGACACCTGCAGCGAGCCGCCGTTCTCGGCCGCGTTCCGCTTCGCGAATTCCATGTAGCGCTCGTCGAGGATGTATTCCGGCGTCGGGCACAGCAGGGTCACGTCCATGCCCATCCTGGTCGCGATCATCAGCGCCGAGTTGGCCACCGCCGTGTTCAGCGGCTTCGGATGATAGGTCCACGTCAGCACGTATTTCTTGTTCTGGAGATCGCCCAGATGCTCCTTCATGGCCAGCGCATGGGCCAGCTCCTGACAGGGATGGGTGATCGTCTCCATGTTGATCACCGGCACCGTGGCATAGCGCGCGAACGCCTTCAGCACGATGTCCTGACGATCCACCTGCCAGTCGACGAATTTGGGGAAGGCGCGCACGGCGATGATGTCCGCGTAGCGCGACAGCACCTGGGCGACCTCGGCGATGTGCTCTTCCGTATCGCCGTCCATCACCGTACCGACCTCGAACTCGATCGGCCACGCGTCCTTGCCCGGGGAAAGCACCACGGCGTGCCCGCCCAGCTGGAACGCGCCCAGCTCGAAGCTGGTCCGGGTCCGCATGGAGGGGTTGAAGAACATCAGCGCGATCGACTTGCCAGCCAGCTGCTGACCCTGCGGCGAGCGCTTGAATTCGGCGGCCTGCTCGAGCAGGGCGTCGATCTCGGCGCGGCTGTAGTCCTGGGTATTGAGGAAGTGGCGAACGGTCATGGCGGTCCAGATCGGTCGGTGGCCCGGGGGCCGTGGGTGGAATATCAGGAATCGGAAACGAAAAAACCCGGCACGGGGCCGGGTTTTTTAGTCGATGCGAATGAAATGCGCGCGACAGCCTACCCGGCCGAATGTCCGATGTACGGTCGACGAGCACGCGACGTCATCCCAGCGGCCATGCGGGCGCTAGTGAAGACAACGGCGGTGTAGACAGTATGGGACACGGCAGGGTCGGCGAAGATGGAACCCCGATCATGCCGGGATTTGGTGCGTTGCGCAACATTGCTTCGGGCTCGGGCTCGGCTTCGCCATCGCATGGGGGTGCTTGCGCTGAGGCACGGGAGCGGTCGGCTGCCATTCTTGTCGCTAAGTCCTCCTACGGCCTTCGCCTTCGTGCGGAAGCGCTCCAAGAACGGCAGCCGACCACTCCCTTCCAACGCGACGGGGCACGTGGAAGACGAGCAAATCGCGGAACCTGCGCGCGCCGCGGTGATCGACATCGTGGGCAGCACCGCACGCACGGATCACACCTCATGCTGCTCGCCGCTTTCCCCACCCGCAACCTCTTGGTTGGGAGGGCGGGGGCGGGTGTCGTTCTCGGAGCGCTTCCGCACGTAGGCGAAGGCCGAAGGAGGACTTAGCGACGAGAATGGCACCCGCCCCCGCCCCCGCCCCCG from Luteibacter mycovicinus includes:
- a CDS encoding argininosuccinate synthase, with the translated sequence MSSKDIVLAFSGGLDTSFCVPYLMERGYAVHTVFVDTGGVSAEEREYIEQRATELGAASHRTVDASQAIWDTFVTPLIWAGEFYQGQYPLLVSDRYLIVKASLERCDELGTKLFAHGCTGMGNDQVRFDLTVRALGDYTIVAPIREIQREHTQVRAYEQKYLEDKGFEVRAKTKHYTINENVLGVTISGGEIDAWEIPGEGAIGWCAPRAEWPSEPLRIELGFEKGVATSLNGKAATGPEILAFLNRELAKYGVGRSLYTGDTNIGLKGRIVFEAPALTALLTAHRALEETVLSKQQNRFKPEIGRKWTEVAYEGFFNDPIKADLEAYLVSTQRKVDGKVIVETRGGSIYAVKVESKNLLHSSKATYAQAADWGVAEAEGFIKLYGMSSTIWAEVDRANGN
- a CDS encoding N-acetylornithine carbamoyltransferase, whose product is MTVRHFLNTQDYSRAEIDALLEQAAEFKRSPQGQQLAGKSIALMFFNPSMRTRTSFELGAFQLGGHAVVLSPGKDAWPIEFEVGTVMDGDTEEHIAEVAQVLSRYADIIAVRAFPKFVDWQVDRQDIVLKAFARYATVPVINMETITHPCQELAHALAMKEHLGDLQNKKYVLTWTYHPKPLNTAVANSALMIATRMGMDVTLLCPTPEYILDERYMEFAKRNAAENGGSLQVSHDIESAYSGAHVIYAKSWGAIPYFGRWDEEKAIRDANKHFIVDEAKMALTDNGLFSHCLPLRRNIKATDAVMDSPACIAIDEAENRLHVQKAVMASLISHASGAKSGLGF